The Methanofastidiosum sp. genome window below encodes:
- a CDS encoding AAA family ATPase, translating to MLIVITGLPGTGKTTIAEGLAKDIDAVVLSTDKIRKKIFEKPVYNEEDKRIVYNEIFSQTSENLSKDKNVILDGTFYTKALRKRAKEVGVLFGINVYFVYCETPEEILKERIENRKDKYSDADYSVYLKMKKIFEEFEEEVIKIDTSHNLSDNVETIKTKIYSM from the coding sequence ATGCTTATAGTTATAACTGGTCTCCCAGGAACTGGAAAAACTACAATTGCTGAAGGACTCGCTAAAGATATAGATGCTGTTGTCCTTTCGACTGATAAAATAAGGAAAAAGATTTTTGAAAAACCAGTATATAACGAAGAAGATAAGAGGATTGTCTATAATGAGATTTTTTCACAAACAAGTGAAAATCTATCCAAAGACAAAAATGTTATTCTTGATGGAACTTTTTATACTAAAGCCTTGAGAAAAAGAGCAAAAGAAGTTGGAGTATTATTTGGAATAAATGTTTATTTTGTTTATTGTGAAACTCCAGAAGAGATTCTCAAAGAAAGGATAGAAAATAGAAAGGATAAATACAGTGATGCCGATTATAGCGTTTATCTTAAGATGAAAAAAATATTTGAAGAATTTGAAGAAGAAGTAATTAAAATAGACACTTCCCATAACCTATCCGATAATGTTGAGACTATTAAAACAAAAATTTACTCAATGTAA
- a CDS encoding nucleotide-binding protein encodes METNRLRNNKVVVILDTNFLLLPGRFNLRIESIEDVIEKKCQILIPTNVISELKKIELTGSDKTAKEIALKISERYEKIDFEGPVDRSILEYAKNNKCIVATNDMKLKSDLRKIQIPVIFLKKGVRLALEGYIE; translated from the coding sequence ATGGAGACTAATAGGCTACGGAATAATAAAGTAGTTGTAATTTTAGATACTAATTTTCTTCTTCTTCCTGGTAGATTTAATCTCAGAATTGAATCAATCGAAGATGTTATTGAGAAAAAATGCCAGATACTTATACCTACAAATGTAATTTCAGAATTGAAAAAGATTGAACTCACAGGATCAGACAAGACTGCTAAAGAAATTGCATTAAAGATATCTGAGCGTTACGAAAAAATAGATTTTGAAGGCCCAGTTGATAGATCCATTCTAGAATATGCCAAAAATAATAAGTGCATAGTCGCTACAAATGATATGAAATTAAAGTCTGATTTAAGAAAAATTCAGATTCCAGTTATTTTCCTGAAAAAGGGAGTAAGACTGGCTCTCGAAGGTTACATTGAGTAA
- a CDS encoding translation initiation factor IF-2 subunit gamma: MGQAEVNIGLVGHVDHGKTTLTRALSGVWTDKHSEELRRGITIRLGYADIEFKKCENCEGIEAYTTEKTCSKCGGESKVLRKVSFVDAPGHETLMATMLSGAAIMDGAILVIAANEKCPQPQTREHLMALNIVGIKNIVIAQNKIELVSKEKAIENYNQIKNFIKGTVAENAPIIPISAQHRVNIDYLIKAIEDVIKTPKRDPNKPPIMYVARSFDTNRPGTFPEDLKGGILGGSLIQGKLKVGDKIEIRPGFEKVEQNKKVFKPILTEVSSLNVSNESVEEALPGGLLGVGTSLDPAVTKSDTLAGSILGHPEELPKVWETLSLEIHLLERVVGTEDEIEVEPIRPKEMLLLNVGTAKTIGTTTKVGKVTEMILKLPVCSLVGERVAISRRVGARWRLIGYGIIK; encoded by the coding sequence TTGGGACAAGCTGAAGTAAATATAGGCCTTGTAGGGCATGTCGATCATGGTAAAACAACCTTGACACGAGCTCTATCTGGTGTTTGGACAGATAAACACAGCGAAGAGCTTAGGAGAGGTATTACAATTAGACTTGGATATGCAGATATAGAGTTTAAAAAATGTGAAAACTGTGAAGGAATTGAGGCTTATACTACAGAGAAAACTTGTTCAAAATGTGGCGGAGAATCTAAAGTTTTAAGAAAAGTCTCCTTTGTCGATGCACCTGGCCATGAAACCTTAATGGCAACAATGCTTTCAGGCGCTGCAATAATGGATGGGGCAATATTAGTCATAGCTGCTAATGAAAAATGTCCACAGCCCCAGACTAGAGAGCATTTAATGGCCTTAAATATAGTTGGAATTAAGAATATAGTAATTGCACAGAATAAAATTGAGCTTGTTTCTAAGGAAAAAGCAATTGAAAACTATAATCAAATTAAGAATTTTATTAAAGGGACTGTAGCTGAAAATGCTCCAATTATCCCCATATCCGCCCAACACAGAGTTAATATTGATTATCTCATTAAAGCTATTGAAGACGTCATAAAGACTCCAAAAAGAGATCCCAATAAACCACCGATCATGTACGTTGCAAGATCATTTGATACAAATAGGCCCGGAACATTTCCAGAAGACCTTAAAGGAGGTATCTTAGGCGGATCTCTAATTCAGGGAAAGCTAAAAGTTGGAGATAAAATAGAAATAAGGCCAGGATTTGAAAAAGTTGAACAGAACAAGAAAGTTTTCAAACCTATACTGACTGAAGTATCAAGCTTAAACGTTAGCAATGAATCAGTTGAAGAGGCTTTACCTGGTGGGCTTCTTGGAGTTGGAACTTCTCTAGATCCAGCAGTTACAAAATCAGACACTTTAGCAGGCAGTATTTTAGGACATCCAGAAGAGTTACCAAAAGTATGGGAGACTCTATCTCTTGAAATACACTTGCTTGAAAGAGTAGTTGGAACAGAGGATGAAATTGAGGTAGAACCAATAAGGCCCAAAGAAATGCTTCTGTTAAACGTTGGAACAGCTAAAACAATAGGTACAACAACTAAAGTTGGGAAAGTTACAGAAATGATATTAAAACTTCCAGTTTGTTCTTTAGTAGGCGAAAGGGTAGCCATCAGTAGAAGGGTCGGAGCCAGATGGAGACTAATAGGCTACGGAATAATAAAGTAG
- a CDS encoding 30S ribosomal protein S6e: MEYKVIVSYQDGKTIQKEVKDKQAESLFGLKIGEEFNGETIGLSGHVLKITGGSDKDGFPMRKDLDGSRRVKLLLSKSVGFNPVEHGERRKKRVRGNTINEDIAQINTKVIKPEKYENPEEKKSEEAPEEAKS; the protein is encoded by the coding sequence ATGGAATACAAAGTTATTGTTTCTTATCAAGATGGTAAAACTATACAGAAAGAAGTAAAAGACAAGCAGGCAGAATCCCTCTTTGGTTTAAAAATTGGCGAAGAGTTTAATGGTGAGACAATTGGACTTTCTGGCCACGTATTAAAGATTACAGGTGGATCCGATAAAGACGGATTTCCAATGAGAAAAGATCTCGATGGTAGCAGAAGAGTAAAACTTCTACTTTCTAAGAGTGTAGGCTTTAATCCAGTAGAACACGGCGAGAGAAGAAAAAAGAGAGTAAGAGGCAACACCATAAACGAAGACATTGCCCAAATTAATACCAAAGTAATTAAGCCTGAAAAATACGAAAATCCTGAAGAAAAGAAATCAGAAGAAGCACCAGAAGAAGCTAAATCTTAA